One Campylobacter concisus DNA segment encodes these proteins:
- a CDS encoding type II toxin-antitoxin system RelE/ParE family toxin, with amino-acid sequence MSKYKILVSPQAYEELEAIYKYIALSLLSSGAANSTLEAIKNAILSLDEMPNRGAIRKVGRYANMGYRQLFVKNYTVIYRVNEKDKAVIIITVRYTPSAF; translated from the coding sequence TTGAGTAAGTATAAAATCCTTGTCTCACCACAAGCTTATGAAGAGCTTGAAGCAATATATAAATATATCGCACTATCTTTGCTCTCGTCAGGTGCTGCAAACTCTACGCTAGAGGCTATCAAAAACGCTATTCTTAGCCTAGATGAGATGCCAAATCGTGGTGCTATTAGAAAAGTTGGCAGATATGCCAATATGGGCTATAGACAGCTATTTGTTAAAAACTATACAGTGATTTATAGGGTCAATGAAAAAGATAAGGCCGTTATAATCATTACTGTTAGATATACGCCAAGCGCTTTTTAG
- a CDS encoding type II toxin-antitoxin system prevent-host-death family antitoxin — protein sequence MPQIVPIKELRNTNEISQLCNSKDEPIFVTKNGYGDLVVMSIKTYDKLVATADIDSAIASSEAKITADTKMLEAKDVFASLKDKYLE from the coding sequence ATGCCTCAAATAGTACCTATAAAAGAGCTTAGAAACACAAATGAAATTTCACAGCTATGTAATAGCAAGGATGAACCAATATTTGTAACTAAAAATGGCTATGGAGACTTGGTTGTGATGAGCATAAAGACATACGATAAGCTAGTAGCCACAGCCGATATCGATAGCGCCATCGCATCATCTGAAGCCAAGATAACAGCAGATACAAAGATGCTAGAAGCAAAAGATGTTTTTGCTAGTTTAAAAGATAAGTATCTTGAGTAA